A window from Drosophila yakuba strain Tai18E2 chromosome 3L, Prin_Dyak_Tai18E2_2.1, whole genome shotgun sequence encodes these proteins:
- the LOC26535793 gene encoding uncharacterized protein LOC26535793, giving the protein MGASKKGDLKTGKNSSKPLKGETSSKGERSSSINKKRKIEKKNLTDVNSEQNGKDTSQKKSSVQKTKINNITTKKRRSAKDNGDMATKKPRIDGDITHSEEIQFAKNLVGKQGTPAYNEFLDYLIEEKTLKILKENGIRTASMSSILDKSYTNACRSFKDLYNLWLDGNGDKTHYITTLEHQGINLSNMSSILSGSGSNAAKSFKDLYDLWFDQTGNKTIYLKALEDEGINLQNMSSILSKAGPNSATAFRDLYDLWFDEQGNKTTYLKTLEKEGVNLPNMSSILNGAGSKAVTAFKDLYDLWFDDQGTKTTYLKTLEKEGINLSNLSGILSKAKSNAAKAFRDLYNTWFDKQGNKTMYLKTLEKQGINLRNVSSILGGAGANATKAFKELYDLWFDERGKKTKLLITLEGKGIKLPNISSILHRAGSNAANAFKDLYDLWFDHRGERTQCLKTLENENISLARISDILHGSGSSAFKAFRELYELLFDAQGNRTQFLRTLENEEVHLANISSILSGSGSNAAKAFKDLYHLWFDEDGKKAKYLKSLEMEGVNLSNMSSILSKSGSNAPKAFKNLYSIWFDESGKKTKQLKAIENEGVNIANISSILHGGGLNASKAFKELCDLWFDAEGKKTQYLKTLEKEGVNLTNMSSILSGAGVNAPKSFKDLYDAFFDERGKKKRNLKHFIKGKGEDHFTMHNISGILSGSGAKAVDAFNEFHDVYFNSEGKRSNLLNDFYNIGFTPSNLSCILCRGGIRAGSNLRNFYAVCFNGEGEKSKLLADFYNIGFKPVDLCSLLSGTANGLEKLHDFCFGESNKYLNDFLNDTDGFTIGNLCNILHGAEDNAISALKDFHDACYDNDGNRTIYLDDFYNVHFSSSDLAGILSMTGKNAACILIRFHETCFNSKNYLIHFLAKEKVFKPKDLSKILYGAGTNVCHIFEKLHGLCFDQVGHKSNYLSGLLKDYESNEIINTLYQKLRKSSLGCED; this is encoded by the exons ATGGGTGCTTCGAAAAAAGGAGACCTAAAAACGG GCAAAAATTCTTCAAAGCCTTTAAAAGGCGAAACTAGTTCAAAAGGAGAAAGAAGTTCAtctattaataaaaaaaggaaaatagaaaaaaagaaTCTTACAGATGTTAATTCTGAACAAAATGGGAAAGATAcatcgcaaaaaaaaagttcagttcagaaaacaaaaataaacaacataaCAACTAAAAAGAGACGTTCCGCTAAGGATAATGGTGATATGGCcacaaaaaaaccaagaatCGATGGAGATATAACTCATAGCGAAGAAATTCAGTTTGCTAAAAACTTAGTTGGAAAGCAAGGAACTCCTGCTTATAACGAGTTCCtcgattatttaattgaagaAAAAACTCTAAAAATTCTGAAAGAAAATGGAATTAGGACAGCAAGTATGTCTAGCATTCTTGATAAATCTTATACCAATGCCTGCAGATCCTTTAAAGATCTGTATAATCTGTGGCtggatggaaatggagataAAACACATTATATAACAACTTTGGAACATCAAGGCATCAATCTGTCGAATATGTCCAGTATTTTAAGTGGTTCAGGATCAAATGCTGCCAAATCTTTTAAAGATCTTTATGATCTGTGGTTTGACCAAACtggaaataaaacaatatatcTGAAAGCGCTGGAAGACGAAGGTATTAACCTTCAGAACATGTCTAGTATCCTCAGTAAAGCAGGACCAAATTCAGCGACAGCTTTCAGGGATCTTTACGACCTTTGGTTCGACGAACAAGGAAACAAAACAACATATTTGAAAACTTTAGAGAAGGAAGGAGTTAACCTACCCAACATGTCAAGTATCTTGAATGGGGCAGGATCAAAAGCAGTCACAGCGTTTAAGGACTTGTATGACCTCTGGTTTGATGATCAGGGCACTAAAACGACGTACCTGAAAACCttagaaaaagaaggcataaATCTGTCCAATTTGTCTGGAATTTTGAGCAAGGCTAAGAGTAATGCTGCAAAAGCATTTAGAGACTTGTACAACACCTGGTTCGATAAGCAAGGAAACAAAACGATGTATCTGAAAACTCTAGAAAAACAAGGAATCAATTTAAGAAACGTATCCAGTATCCTGGGAGGAGCAGGTGCCAATGCCACCAAGGCTTTTAAGGAATTATATGATCTGTGGTTCGATGAGCGCGgcaaaaaaacgaaactaTTAATAACCCTCGAGGGCAAAGGTATTAAATTGCCAAACATATCCAGTATTCTACACAGGGCTGGTTCAAACGCTGCCAACGCATTCAAGGATTTATATGACCTGTGGTTTGATCACCGCGGAGAAAGAACCCAATGCCTGAAAACattagaaaatgaaaatataagtCTGGCCCGCATATCCGACATTCTACACGGATCTGGATCTAGTGCCTTCAAAGCATTTAGAGAGTTGTATGAGTTGCTGTTTGACGCCCAAGGAAATAGAACCCAGTTTTTAAGAACTCTAGAAAATGAAGAAGTACATCTAGCCAATATATCAAGTATTCTAAGTGGATCAGGATCAAATGCAGCCAAAGCCTTCAAAGACCTATACCACTTGTGGTTTGACGAAGATGGAAAGAaagctaaatatttaaaaagtctGGAAATGGAAGGAGTAAACCTATCCAACATGTCAAGTATCTTAAGTAAATCAGGGTCCAATGCTCCAAAGGCTTTTAAAAACCTGTATAGCATTTGGTTTGATGAAAGTGGCAAGAAGACTAAGCAACTGAAGGCAATTGAAAACGAAGGTGTAAACATTGCTAACATATCAAGTATACTACATGGTGGCGGATTGAATGCTTCTAAGGCATTTAAAGAGTTATGTGACCTTTGGTTCGACGCAGAGGGAAAGAAAACCCAGTACCTAAAAACACTTGAGAAGGAAGGAGTAAATCTAACTAATATGTCAAGTATTCTGAGTGGAGCAGGAGTCAACGCCCCCAAGTCCTTCAAAGATTTATATGATGCCTTTTTTGATGAGCGAGGAAAGAAAAAACgaaatttaaagcattttatcAAGGGAAAAGGGGAAGACCATTTTACAATGCACAATATATCCGGTATTTTGAGTGGTTCGGGGGCCAAAGCTGTAGATGCTTTTAATGAATTCCACGATGTTTACTTTAATAGTGAAGGAAAGAGAAGCAATCTATTGAATGACTTTTATAATATTGGCTTTACACCAAGTAACTTATCCTGCATATTATGTAGGGGCGGCATTCGTGCTGGCTCCAATTTAAGAAACTTCTATGCTGTCTGTTTTAATGGCGAAGGAGAGAAGTCGAAACTTTTAGCAGATTTCTATAATATAGGCTTTAAGCCAGTCGACCTTTGCAGTTTATTGAGCGGTACAGCAAATGGCTTAGAGAAGCTGCACGACTTTTGTTTCGGAGAATCAAATAAGTACTTAAATGATTTCCTGAACGACACAGATGGTTTCACGATAGGTAACTTGTGCAACATTTTACATGGAGCGGAAGATAATGCCATTTCAGCTTTGAAGGATTTTCACGATGCTTGCTATGACAACGATGGGAACAGAACCATTTATTTAGATGATTTCTATAATGTACATTTTAGCTCCAGTGACTTAGCTGGTATATTGTCTATGACAGGCAAAAATGCCGCTTGCATTCTAATAAGATTCCATGAAACTTGCTTTAATAGTAAAAATTATCTAATCCACTTCTTAGCTAAAGAGAAGGTTTTTAAACCAAAAGATTTATCTAAAATATTGTACGGAGCAGGAACCAATGTTTGTCATATCTTTGAAAAATTGCACGGTCTTTGTTTTGATCAAGTTGGGCATAAAAGCAATTATTTAAGCGGCCTTTTAAAGGATTATgaatcaaatgaaataattaatacaTTATACCAAAAACTTCGAAAATCTTCATTAGGCTGTGAAGATTAA